From Planococcus halocryophilus, the proteins below share one genomic window:
- the alaS gene encoding alanine--tRNA ligase → MKNLKAEDIRQMYIDFFKEKGHDQEPSAPLVPFEDPSLLWINSGVATLKKYFDGRVIPNNPRIVNAQKSIRTNDIENVGKTARHHTFFEMLGNFSIGEYFKTEAIHWAWEFLTDDKWIGFDADKLSVTIHPEDEEAYAIWLNEVGVPAERIIRLEGNFWDIGEGPSGPNSEIFYDRGESYGNDMSDPELYPGGENERYLEIWNLVFSQFNHNPDHTYTLLPKQNIDTGMGLERMACVAQDVPTNYDTDLFIPIIKKTEEISGKKYGENTEMDMAFKVIADHIRTVAFAIGDGALPSNEGRGYVLRRLLRRAVRYAKKLGVEQPFMYDLVPVVGDVMKSFYPEVNDKQDFIIRVMKLEEQRFHETLHDGLTILSSVIEKQKAAGQSEIPGEDAFRLYDTYGFPVELTEEYAEEEGMAVDHKGFETAMQEQRNRARNARQNVNSMQSQSEVLGNIKEASEFIGYSQTVSDANVLFIIKDGELVESAQEGEEVDVILDQTPFYAESGGQIADRGTLSNDLVQVSVLNVKKAPNGQNLHSVRIDTGELTKSSVLAQVDASERRHTVKNHTATHLLHQALKDVLGTHVNQAGSYVGPDRLRFDFSHFGQVTKEELETIEQIVNEKVWDGIAVQTGYHNLQEAKEMGAMALFGEKYGDVVRVVEIGGFSLELCGGVHVLNTSEIGLFKIVSEGGIGAGIRRIEAVTGKGAYENLKDSENVLESAAGLLKSSPRDMVQKVQTVQAEMKSLQRENESLLAKVSNAQSAGILDAAQKVGDITVLSVKVEAKDNNQLRQMMDDLKSKMDKAVIVLGATDGDKVMLAAGVTKDLAGGDYHAGQIVKHVAELCGGKGGGRPDMAMAGAKDASKLGEALKSVYSLVK, encoded by the coding sequence ATGAAAAACTTGAAAGCAGAAGACATTAGACAAATGTATATCGATTTCTTTAAAGAAAAAGGTCACGACCAGGAGCCAAGTGCGCCGCTAGTACCTTTTGAAGATCCATCTCTTTTGTGGATCAACAGTGGAGTGGCTACATTAAAAAAATATTTTGATGGCCGTGTGATTCCAAATAACCCACGTATCGTTAACGCACAAAAATCAATTCGTACGAATGATATTGAAAATGTTGGGAAAACGGCACGTCATCATACATTTTTCGAAATGCTGGGGAACTTCTCGATTGGTGAATACTTTAAAACCGAAGCAATTCACTGGGCTTGGGAATTCTTAACAGACGACAAATGGATCGGCTTTGATGCTGATAAATTATCGGTAACGATTCACCCAGAAGATGAAGAAGCATACGCGATTTGGTTGAACGAAGTCGGCGTGCCAGCTGAACGTATTATTCGTTTAGAAGGGAATTTCTGGGATATTGGAGAAGGTCCAAGTGGTCCAAACTCAGAAATCTTCTACGATCGTGGCGAAAGTTATGGCAATGATATGAGCGATCCTGAATTATATCCAGGTGGAGAAAACGAACGTTATTTAGAAATCTGGAATTTGGTATTTTCACAATTCAACCACAACCCAGATCATACGTATACGTTACTTCCAAAACAAAACATCGATACAGGAATGGGCTTAGAACGTATGGCTTGTGTTGCGCAAGACGTTCCAACTAACTACGATACCGATTTATTTATTCCAATTATCAAAAAAACGGAAGAAATTTCTGGTAAGAAATACGGAGAAAACACTGAAATGGACATGGCCTTCAAAGTAATTGCTGACCATATCCGAACTGTAGCATTTGCAATTGGTGACGGAGCACTGCCATCAAATGAAGGTCGTGGCTACGTATTACGCCGTTTATTGCGTCGTGCTGTTCGTTACGCGAAAAAATTAGGTGTGGAACAACCATTCATGTATGATTTAGTCCCAGTTGTTGGAGACGTGATGAAGAGTTTCTACCCAGAAGTTAACGACAAGCAAGACTTTATAATTCGTGTGATGAAATTGGAAGAACAACGTTTCCATGAAACACTTCACGACGGTTTAACCATTTTGTCGTCTGTAATTGAAAAACAAAAAGCAGCTGGTCAAAGTGAAATTCCAGGTGAAGATGCTTTCCGTTTGTATGATACGTACGGCTTCCCGGTTGAATTAACTGAGGAATACGCAGAAGAAGAAGGCATGGCTGTTGATCACAAAGGATTTGAAACAGCGATGCAAGAACAACGTAATCGTGCACGAAATGCACGTCAAAACGTTAATTCGATGCAGTCCCAATCTGAAGTATTGGGAAATATTAAAGAAGCTAGTGAATTTATTGGTTATAGCCAAACGGTATCAGATGCTAACGTATTGTTCATTATTAAAGACGGTGAGCTTGTTGAGAGTGCACAAGAAGGCGAAGAAGTTGACGTTATATTAGATCAAACACCATTTTATGCAGAAAGCGGCGGTCAAATTGCCGATCGTGGAACATTGAGCAATGATTTAGTTCAAGTATCTGTGTTAAATGTTAAAAAAGCGCCTAACGGTCAAAACTTGCATTCTGTACGTATTGATACGGGAGAATTGACGAAATCGTCAGTGCTTGCACAAGTAGATGCTTCAGAACGTCGTCATACAGTGAAAAATCACACAGCGACACATTTATTACACCAAGCGTTAAAAGATGTTTTAGGAACGCATGTAAATCAAGCAGGATCATATGTTGGACCAGACCGTCTTCGCTTTGACTTTTCTCATTTTGGTCAAGTTACAAAAGAAGAACTTGAAACGATTGAACAAATCGTTAATGAAAAAGTATGGGACGGCATTGCGGTTCAAACAGGCTATCATAACTTGCAAGAAGCAAAAGAAATGGGCGCGATGGCATTGTTCGGTGAGAAATACGGAGATGTTGTACGTGTTGTAGAAATTGGTGGATTTTCTCTAGAATTATGTGGTGGCGTCCATGTATTAAATACATCTGAGATTGGCTTATTTAAAATCGTTTCTGAAGGCGGCATCGGCGCAGGTATTCGTAGAATCGAAGCAGTAACAGGTAAAGGTGCATATGAAAACTTAAAAGATAGTGAGAACGTCTTAGAAAGCGCAGCTGGATTATTAAAATCATCTCCAAGAGATATGGTTCAAAAAGTACAAACTGTTCAAGCTGAGATGAAATCATTACAGCGTGAAAATGAGTCCTTGCTTGCGAAAGTTTCTAACGCGCAATCGGCAGGAATTTTAGATGCAGCTCAAAAAGTTGGCGATATCACAGTTTTGTCGGTGAAAGTCGAAGCAAAAGACAATAACCAATTGCGTCAGATGATGGATGACTTGAAATCGAAAATGGACAAAGCGGTTATTGTACTTGGTGCGACAGATGGAGACAAAGTAATGCTGGCAGCTGGAGTTACAAAAGACTTGGCTGGTGGAGACTATCATGCAGGACAAATCGTTAAACATGTGGCCGAGCTATGCGGCGGTAAAGGTGGCGGCCGTCCAGATATGGCGATGGCAGGCGCTAAAGATGCAAGTAAGTTAGGCGAAGCACTAAAATCGGTTTACAGCTTAGTTAAATAA
- a CDS encoding ATP-dependent RecD-like DNA helicase: MTGQIDLFQEEKQFVLGRPVVSIFHNPQNLFSIAKVKIQETNTPYTEKEIIVSGYFPMLTLEEQYRFTGVVKNHPRYGVQFQVETFTKEVPETEQGIIHYLSSDMFNGIGRKTAETIVKKLGKDAIKKILEDPDSLDKVPRLSDDKKDTIRATLQMNLGLERVMIQLNDWGFGPQIGMRIYQAYREETIDILTKNPFQLIEEIEGIGFQRADELGMKLGITGSHPDRIKASILHILNQASLSDGHVYVDAKTLIPMVKEMLEARQQAEISIEAISKAAIELNEEGKVAGEETRLYLPSLYYSEVGIATKLETLLLEQESRAKFPSSEIRKALGEAEERLGVNYAETQIDAIESSINSSVMILTGGPGTGKTTVVRGLVEIYAELHGLSLDPKEYAKKQEPFPIILAAPTGRAAKRLSESTELPAMTIHRLLGFNGQEKDEETEKEIEGKLIIIDEMSMVDTWLAHQLLKAVPEDAQLIFVGDQDQLPPVGPGQVLRDLLESKRIPTVELTDIYRQSSGSSIIELAHQMKNGQLPEDITVKTADRSFIKAGADQIPIVVEKVVKSALSKGHSIKDIQVLAPMYKGPAGIDALNRLIQEMVNPNPDGKRKELVFGDITYRIGDKILQLVNQPESNVFNGDMGEVVAIMKAKETVEKQDMLVASFDGIEVTYERSDLNQLTLAYCCSIHKSQGSEFPTVIMPIVRGYMKMLRRNLLYTGITRSKDFLVLCGDPSAFRYGVERTDDTQRMTTLQSRLAVSTEEPKTDQQIKQHEETKQSGPVSLTTENAHSIHPMIGMEGITPQKFMEA, translated from the coding sequence ATGACCGGACAAATCGATTTATTTCAAGAAGAAAAACAATTTGTATTAGGGCGTCCTGTCGTCTCAATTTTTCATAATCCCCAAAATTTATTCTCCATCGCAAAAGTGAAAATCCAAGAAACCAACACCCCTTATACCGAAAAAGAAATCATTGTTTCTGGTTATTTCCCCATGTTAACTCTTGAAGAGCAATATCGTTTTACCGGCGTGGTAAAAAATCACCCGCGTTACGGTGTTCAATTTCAAGTAGAAACATTTACAAAAGAAGTGCCTGAAACTGAACAAGGCATTATTCATTATTTATCGAGTGATATGTTTAACGGCATAGGCCGAAAAACGGCTGAAACCATCGTTAAAAAACTAGGCAAAGATGCCATCAAAAAGATTTTAGAAGACCCAGATTCACTAGACAAAGTTCCGCGTTTATCTGATGACAAAAAAGATACCATTCGTGCCACGCTTCAAATGAACTTAGGACTTGAACGCGTCATGATTCAATTAAATGATTGGGGCTTTGGTCCACAAATCGGCATGCGGATTTATCAAGCGTACCGTGAAGAAACAATTGATATTTTGACGAAAAATCCATTTCAATTGATTGAAGAAATCGAAGGAATTGGGTTTCAACGTGCTGATGAACTAGGGATGAAGCTAGGCATTACAGGAAGTCATCCGGACCGTATTAAGGCCTCTATTTTACATATTCTCAACCAAGCTTCGTTATCGGATGGACATGTGTATGTTGATGCCAAAACTTTGATCCCGATGGTCAAAGAAATGCTTGAAGCGCGTCAACAAGCAGAAATTTCGATTGAAGCGATCTCCAAAGCAGCAATCGAATTAAATGAAGAAGGCAAAGTAGCGGGTGAAGAAACTCGGCTTTATTTGCCGTCGCTGTATTATTCAGAAGTGGGCATTGCGACTAAACTAGAAACTTTATTATTAGAACAGGAATCGCGTGCGAAATTCCCGAGTTCAGAAATTCGAAAAGCGCTTGGTGAAGCGGAAGAACGGCTCGGTGTTAATTATGCTGAAACGCAAATTGACGCAATCGAAAGTAGCATCAATTCATCGGTCATGATTTTAACAGGAGGACCGGGTACAGGAAAAACAACCGTCGTTCGTGGACTCGTAGAAATTTATGCCGAACTGCATGGATTGTCGCTCGATCCAAAAGAATATGCTAAAAAACAAGAGCCGTTTCCAATCATTCTCGCAGCTCCAACTGGACGTGCAGCAAAACGTTTGAGTGAATCAACCGAGCTACCAGCGATGACGATTCACCGTTTACTCGGCTTTAACGGTCAAGAAAAAGACGAAGAAACCGAAAAAGAAATCGAAGGCAAATTGATCATTATCGACGAAATGTCAATGGTCGACACCTGGCTTGCGCACCAATTGCTAAAAGCAGTACCAGAAGACGCACAATTGATTTTTGTTGGTGACCAAGATCAATTGCCGCCGGTCGGCCCAGGCCAAGTATTGCGTGATTTACTCGAATCAAAACGAATACCGACAGTCGAATTAACAGACATATACCGACAATCTTCAGGTTCATCAATAATAGAACTTGCGCACCAAATGAAAAACGGTCAATTGCCAGAAGACATTACAGTGAAAACGGCAGATCGTTCTTTTATTAAAGCTGGTGCTGATCAAATTCCTATAGTTGTTGAAAAAGTCGTAAAAAGTGCCTTGTCCAAAGGGCATTCGATTAAAGACATACAAGTGCTCGCGCCAATGTACAAAGGACCTGCAGGAATCGATGCCTTAAACCGACTCATTCAAGAAATGGTCAACCCAAATCCTGATGGCAAACGAAAAGAGCTGGTGTTTGGGGACATCACCTACCGAATTGGCGATAAAATACTTCAACTTGTCAATCAACCTGAAAGCAATGTTTTTAACGGCGATATGGGCGAAGTTGTTGCCATCATGAAAGCAAAAGAAACGGTTGAAAAACAAGACATGTTGGTTGCTTCCTTTGATGGAATCGAAGTTACTTACGAACGTAGCGATTTAAACCAATTAACATTAGCTTACTGCTGTTCCATTCATAAATCCCAAGGCTCGGAATTTCCAACGGTTATTATGCCAATTGTTCGAGGCTATATGAAAATGTTGCGCCGCAACTTGCTTTATACCGGCATCACACGAAGTAAAGACTTTCTCGTGCTATGCGGCGACCCAAGTGCCTTCCGTTACGGAGTTGAACGAACAGACGATACGCAACGCATGACCACACTGCAAAGCCGTCTAGCAGTCTCAACAGAAGAACCGAAAACCGACCAACAAATAAAGCAACACGAAGAAACAAAACAAAGCGGACCAGTAAGCTTAACAACCGAAAATGCCCACTCCATCCACCCAATGATCGGTATGGAAGGCATCACACCACAAAAATTTATGGAAGCATAA
- the ruvX gene encoding Holliday junction resolvase RuvX translates to MRIIGLDVGSKTIGVAISDPMGWTAQGIETIKINEAIEEFGMQRLGELIKQYEVTEAVVGYPKNMNNSIGPRAEASERFAALLKEAYNIPVVLWDERLTTSAAEKMLISADVSRKNRKKVIDKMAAVMILQGYLDFKK, encoded by the coding sequence ATGCGCATAATAGGACTTGATGTTGGTTCAAAAACAATCGGAGTTGCCATTAGCGATCCGATGGGGTGGACAGCCCAAGGAATTGAAACCATCAAAATAAATGAAGCAATTGAAGAATTCGGAATGCAACGCCTTGGTGAACTGATAAAGCAATATGAAGTGACCGAAGCCGTTGTTGGCTATCCGAAAAATATGAACAATTCAATTGGACCACGTGCTGAAGCATCCGAAAGATTTGCAGCTTTGTTAAAAGAAGCGTATAATATACCGGTGGTGCTTTGGGATGAGCGGCTAACGACATCGGCAGCAGAGAAGATGTTGATCTCCGCAGATGTCAGCCGTAAAAACCGTAAAAAAGTGATCGACAAGATGGCAGCAGTAATGATACTGCAAGGTTATCTTGATTTTAAAAAATAA
- a CDS encoding DUF1292 domain-containing protein yields MEHGQEHITVVDENGNEQLFEVLFTFESADFGKSYVLYFPVGAEEDEEGEIEIHASSFTENPESDETTVGGGELRPVETDEEWDMIEEMLNTFLDEEEENEEL; encoded by the coding sequence ATGGAACACGGACAAGAACACATTACTGTCGTTGATGAAAACGGCAACGAGCAACTATTTGAAGTACTATTTACATTTGAGTCAGCAGACTTTGGAAAATCATATGTTTTGTATTTCCCAGTTGGCGCTGAAGAAGATGAAGAAGGCGAAATTGAAATCCATGCATCTTCTTTCACTGAAAACCCTGAATCAGATGAAACTACAGTAGGTGGTGGAGAGCTTCGCCCGGTAGAAACTGACGAAGAATGGGACATGATTGAAGAAATGTTAAACACGTTCCTTGACGAAGAAGAAGAAAACGAAGAGCTTTAA
- a CDS encoding O-methyltransferase, producing MVNNQLSTTLQAIQDYAVVHHVPIMENQGIGELVELLKVQQPEKILEIGAAIGFSAIKMTEALPSSTVDTVERDDSRYQKALEFIEQSGFGDRIRIFHADALELSLADLKPEYDAIFIDAAKGQYERFFDKYEALLANGGIIYCDNMAMHGLSDIPLSEVPRRKRTMIRNLATFKEHMLNDARYDTELLSSGDGIMICRKK from the coding sequence ATGGTGAACAATCAATTATCCACAACGCTACAAGCTATTCAGGACTATGCCGTCGTGCATCATGTACCAATCATGGAAAATCAAGGTATTGGGGAACTTGTTGAACTTTTAAAAGTTCAACAGCCTGAAAAAATTCTTGAAATTGGTGCGGCAATCGGATTTTCCGCGATTAAAATGACCGAAGCTTTGCCAAGCAGTACAGTAGATACGGTTGAACGCGACGACTCTCGCTATCAAAAAGCGCTAGAATTTATCGAGCAATCAGGTTTTGGAGACCGCATACGCATTTTCCATGCAGATGCATTAGAACTCTCGCTTGCTGATTTGAAGCCAGAGTATGATGCGATTTTTATAGATGCAGCAAAAGGTCAGTATGAGCGATTTTTTGATAAGTATGAAGCTTTGTTGGCAAATGGCGGCATCATATATTGTGATAATATGGCTATGCATGGCCTTTCAGATATACCGCTATCGGAAGTGCCAAGAAGAAAGCGGACAATGATCCGTAATCTGGCGACTTTTAAAGAACATATGCTGAATGACGCTCGTTATGATACGGAATTATTATCATCTGGTGACGGCATTATGATTTGTAGGAAAAAATAA
- the greA gene encoding transcription elongation factor GreA, producing MANEKQFPMTAAGKQKLEDELDFLKTIKRKEVVERIKIARDFGDLSENAEYDSAKEDQAFVEGRISTLESMIRNAVIINENESNKDIVRLGTRVTFIEVPDGDQESYTIVGSAEADPLEGRISNDSPIAKSMIGRTIGERVKVLTPGGEMEIKILSIM from the coding sequence ATGGCTAACGAAAAACAATTTCCAATGACAGCTGCAGGAAAGCAGAAGTTGGAAGATGAATTAGACTTTTTGAAAACGATTAAACGTAAAGAAGTGGTAGAACGCATTAAAATCGCTCGTGATTTCGGCGATTTATCTGAGAACGCTGAGTACGATTCAGCTAAAGAAGATCAGGCTTTCGTAGAAGGTCGCATCTCAACACTTGAATCAATGATTCGCAATGCAGTTATCATAAATGAAAATGAATCAAACAAAGATATCGTTCGTTTAGGCACAAGGGTAACATTTATCGAAGTTCCAGATGGCGATCAAGAATCATATACAATTGTAGGTTCAGCAGAAGCAGATCCTTTAGAAGGTCGTATTTCAAATGATTCTCCAATTGCGAAAAGCATGATCGGCCGCACAATCGGTGAGCGCGTTAAAGTGTTAACACCGGGTGGAGAAATGGAAATCAAGATTCTGTCAATCATGTAA
- the udk gene encoding uridine kinase, which produces MSKKRPVVIGIAGGSGSGKTSVTNSIYEVFKENSVVVIEQDYYYKDQSHLAFEERLETNYDHPLAFDTDLLIEHINDLLERRPIEKPIYNYALHTRAEETVIIDPKDVIILEGILVLEDLRLRELMDIKLFVDTDGDLRIIRRLLRDINERGRTIDSVIEQYLTVVRPMHNQFIEPTKRYADVIIPEGGQNEVAIDLMVTKIKTILE; this is translated from the coding sequence ATGTCTAAGAAACGGCCGGTCGTTATTGGGATCGCAGGGGGTTCGGGCTCGGGGAAAACGAGTGTAACGAATTCAATCTATGAAGTGTTTAAAGAAAACTCAGTAGTAGTAATCGAGCAAGACTATTACTATAAGGATCAAAGCCATTTGGCTTTTGAAGAACGTTTAGAGACGAATTATGACCATCCATTGGCATTTGATACAGACTTACTAATCGAGCATATTAATGACTTGCTTGAACGCCGCCCAATCGAAAAACCTATCTACAATTACGCACTACATACACGTGCAGAAGAAACCGTAATTATTGACCCAAAAGATGTTATTATTCTAGAAGGTATATTAGTACTTGAAGATCTACGTTTACGCGAATTAATGGATATCAAGCTGTTCGTAGATACAGATGGCGACCTTCGCATTATCCGTCGTTTATTGCGTGATATTAATGAACGTGGCCGGACAATTGATTCTGTTATTGAACAATATTTGACGGTTGTTCGTCCAATGCATAACCAATTTATTGAACCAACAAAACGTTATGCGGATGTAATTATTCCTGAAGGTGGACAAAATGAAGTAGCGATTGATTTAATGGTTACAAAAATTAAAACTATTCTTGAATAG
- a CDS encoding tetratricopeptide repeat protein codes for MNYNEIGIQALQEGNTEEAIKAFTQAIEEEPENPLGYINFGHVLTSMDEIDRAERFFQKAITLDETSATAFYGLANLYFNSERYSEALKLYEKTLQYEIEGADAHFMIGKCFEKMEQPKLALPYLQRAVELDETDVQARLSYGICLASMELFELAEPQFLEVIQRDPNHSDAHYNLGVLYAVSTDRKEDAMYHLKQAYTLDERNEMARYAYDMIATTLE; via the coding sequence ATGAATTATAACGAAATTGGTATACAAGCGTTACAAGAAGGCAATACAGAAGAAGCTATAAAAGCATTTACACAAGCAATCGAAGAAGAGCCGGAAAATCCGCTTGGCTATATTAATTTTGGTCATGTGTTAACGTCGATGGACGAAATCGATCGTGCAGAGCGCTTTTTTCAAAAAGCCATTACGCTAGATGAAACATCTGCGACGGCTTTTTACGGTTTAGCTAATTTATATTTCAATTCGGAGCGTTATTCAGAAGCATTGAAACTTTATGAAAAAACCTTGCAATACGAAATTGAAGGCGCGGATGCGCACTTCATGATCGGCAAATGTTTTGAAAAAATGGAACAGCCAAAACTAGCGCTTCCTTATCTTCAACGTGCAGTCGAATTGGATGAAACAGATGTTCAAGCGCGTTTAAGTTACGGCATTTGTTTAGCTTCGATGGAATTATTTGAACTAGCAGAACCACAATTTTTAGAAGTAATCCAAAGAGATCCGAATCATTCGGATGCACATTATAATTTAGGTGTTCTTTATGCTGTTTCAACAGATCGTAAAGAAGACGCTATGTATCACTTGAAACAAGCATATACGTTAGATGAGCGCAACGAAATGGCGCGTTATGCTTACGATATGATCGCAACAACTTTGGAATAG
- a CDS encoding IreB family regulatory phosphoprotein, translated as MSSFDRTMKFDSSDESMEQEVKQVMLQVHSALEEKGYNPINQIVGYLLSGDPAYIPRHQDARNMIRKLERDEILEELVKFYIKKNNEE; from the coding sequence ATGAGTTCATTTGATCGCACAATGAAATTCGATTCGTCTGATGAGTCGATGGAACAAGAAGTCAAGCAAGTAATGCTTCAGGTACATTCTGCACTTGAAGAAAAAGGCTATAACCCGATCAATCAGATTGTCGGCTATTTATTGTCAGGTGATCCGGCTTATATTCCTCGCCATCAAGATGCGCGAAATATGATTCGCAAACTGGAACGAGATGAAATTCTGGAAGAGCTTGTAAAGTTCTATATTAAAAAGAATAACGAGGAATAA
- the mltG gene encoding endolytic transglycosylase MltG, translating into MEKQTKKDIMFERMKEKKKEVRVVRRIVFIIALVLLIIIGIAGFQTYNYISNALEPVDPDSEEIITVEVPIGSSLDGIAALLEENGVITDARIYKYYVKFKNESEFQAGTYDLVQSMTLDEITESLKTGKVYHEPLYTINVPEGLTVEEIAENVIAKKTDYTAEEFLEKINDPAYIEELMIKFPDLLTDEILGENIRYALEGYLYPATYPVYEENPPLTVLIEQMLDTTQANVMQYQPILEEMEQSPHWLLTFSSLLEEEATAQSDRQTIASVFYNRLEIDMPLQTDPTVLYAMGEHKDRLFNTDYEFEHPYSTYKNKGLPPGPIANAGLSSIDAVLDPAETEYFYFLADKEGKNHFAKTYEQHLANRDKYIGN; encoded by the coding sequence GTGGAAAAACAGACAAAGAAAGATATCATGTTTGAACGCATGAAAGAAAAGAAAAAGGAAGTGAGAGTCGTCCGACGCATTGTATTTATTATTGCGCTAGTCCTATTAATAATTATAGGAATTGCAGGCTTTCAAACTTATAATTACATCTCCAATGCATTAGAACCGGTTGATCCGGATTCTGAAGAAATCATTACGGTGGAAGTACCAATTGGTTCGAGTTTGGACGGCATTGCGGCATTACTTGAAGAAAATGGTGTAATAACCGATGCCCGGATTTATAAATACTATGTTAAGTTTAAAAACGAATCCGAGTTTCAAGCAGGCACGTATGACTTAGTGCAATCGATGACATTAGATGAAATTACAGAGAGTTTGAAAACCGGTAAAGTTTACCACGAACCTCTTTATACCATCAATGTTCCAGAAGGCTTAACAGTAGAAGAAATTGCAGAAAATGTTATCGCTAAAAAAACCGACTATACGGCGGAAGAATTTTTAGAGAAAATTAATGATCCTGCATATATTGAAGAATTAATGATTAAGTTTCCTGATTTGTTGACAGATGAAATACTGGGTGAAAATATTCGTTATGCACTTGAGGGGTATTTATATCCTGCCACTTATCCTGTCTACGAAGAAAATCCACCTCTAACAGTACTCATTGAACAAATGCTTGATACGACACAAGCAAATGTGATGCAATATCAACCTATTTTAGAAGAAATGGAACAGTCTCCGCATTGGTTATTAACGTTTTCTTCACTATTAGAAGAAGAAGCAACAGCACAATCGGATCGTCAAACCATCGCGAGCGTCTTTTATAATCGTTTAGAAATCGATATGCCTTTGCAAACAGATCCAACAGTACTTTATGCAATGGGTGAACATAAAGATCGTTTGTTTAATACTGATTATGAATTTGAGCATCCTTATAGCACTTATAAAAATAAAGGGCTACCACCGGGGCCAATCGCAAATGCTGGATTATCTTCAATTGATGCAGTGCTCGACCCTGCTGAAACCGAATATTTTTATTTCTTGGCTGATAAAGAAGGCAAAAACCATTTTGCTAAAACTTATGAACAACATTTGGCTAACCGAGATAAATATATCGGCAATTAA
- a CDS encoding DUF1510 family protein, whose product MSNEEKPYPSRLKKKKNRSNTILNIMIGLVFALILIIGVSMLFSGGNDQAKEPEAVVISPETDEQTSDSGDSEDNNKEQAEPTEEEKEAAKKAEEEKEKEKEKEKEEAIKGGTITREDSSDPIVEETMINTSWEPIGTDQKGEHVSVYQKDSQDWNEKVKAVSYATGLDANDMYVMMIKNGGGPQKSVATVQSKDESEKYRVHLEWVDGEGWKPVKMDVLNTLKGAY is encoded by the coding sequence ATGTCTAATGAAGAAAAGCCGTATCCCTCTCGTTTGAAGAAAAAGAAAAATCGGTCAAACACGATTTTAAATATTATGATCGGTTTGGTATTCGCATTGATTCTTATTATTGGCGTATCGATGCTATTTAGCGGAGGGAATGATCAGGCCAAAGAACCTGAAGCCGTAGTGATTTCGCCTGAAACCGATGAACAAACGAGTGACTCAGGTGATAGCGAAGACAATAACAAAGAACAAGCTGAACCTACAGAGGAAGAAAAAGAAGCAGCTAAAAAAGCTGAAGAAGAAAAAGAAAAAGAAAAAGAAAAAGAAAAAGAAGAGGCTATTAAAGGTGGTACCATCACTCGTGAAGACTCAAGCGATCCAATCGTAGAAGAAACCATGATCAACACGAGCTGGGAACCGATAGGCACCGATCAAAAAGGTGAACATGTCTCAGTTTATCAAAAAGATTCACAAGACTGGAATGAAAAAGTTAAAGCAGTTTCTTATGCAACAGGGCTTGATGCTAATGATATGTACGTTATGATGATAAAAAATGGCGGAGGCCCTCAAAAGTCAGTCGCTACTGTGCAGTCTAAAGACGAATCAGAAAAATACCGTGTCCACTTAGAATGGGTTGACGGCGAAGGTTGGAAACCAGTGAAAATGGACGTCTTAAACACCTTGAAAGGCGCCTACTAA